A stretch of the Egicoccus sp. AB-alg6-2 genome encodes the following:
- a CDS encoding endonuclease/exonuclease/phosphatase family protein, producing the protein MGVPTLVERAQPLRLLRAAAVTLVALLLLATGGVAEAAGGGKGQARADAAAAARGGPPVTVMTRNLYLGSELGPIFAAADQQQLIGAASQVWANVLASDFPARARVLAEEVARERPLLIGLQEVSRFTAQGAGGSITVDFLDILLDALAARGLSYAPVSVAPAFEGTLPAMDPTLGFVNATLLDRDVILARTDVPPAQLRILDEASGVFDAALTLPLPGAGPDAALRIDRGWQYVDVGVRNREFRFVNSHFEAFDPGEVVRVAQARELLAGALDTDLPVILVGDFNSDANAGGRAYGVLTGVGGFVDVWSALRPGEPGLTCCHPADLRGEEPLRSRIDLILVRDGIRPRNVEVIGVDPALRTPSGLWPSDHAGVVATVMITAR; encoded by the coding sequence ATGGGAGTTCCGACGTTGGTGGAGCGGGCGCAGCCTCTGCGCCTGCTGCGGGCCGCGGCCGTGACCCTGGTGGCGCTGCTGCTGTTGGCGACCGGTGGGGTGGCCGAGGCCGCCGGGGGTGGCAAGGGGCAGGCGCGTGCCGACGCTGCGGCGGCCGCTCGCGGCGGTCCACCGGTGACGGTGATGACACGCAACCTCTACCTCGGCTCGGAGCTCGGACCGATCTTCGCCGCGGCCGACCAGCAGCAACTGATCGGCGCCGCCAGCCAGGTGTGGGCCAACGTCCTGGCGTCGGACTTCCCCGCACGTGCGCGGGTCCTGGCCGAGGAGGTCGCCCGGGAGCGGCCGCTGCTGATCGGCCTGCAGGAGGTCAGCCGGTTCACCGCACAGGGCGCCGGGGGTTCGATCACCGTCGACTTCCTCGACATCCTCCTCGACGCGCTGGCGGCCCGTGGGCTGTCCTACGCGCCCGTGTCGGTCGCGCCGGCCTTCGAGGGCACGCTGCCCGCGATGGATCCGACGCTCGGCTTCGTCAACGCCACCCTGCTCGACCGCGACGTGATCCTGGCGCGCACCGACGTGCCGCCTGCGCAGCTCCGGATCCTCGACGAGGCGAGCGGGGTGTTCGACGCCGCGCTGACCCTGCCGCTGCCCGGCGCCGGCCCGGATGCCGCGCTGCGCATCGACCGCGGCTGGCAGTACGTGGACGTGGGCGTGCGCAACCGGGAGTTCCGGTTCGTCAACAGCCACTTCGAGGCCTTCGACCCCGGCGAGGTCGTCCGTGTCGCGCAGGCGCGGGAGTTGCTCGCCGGGGCGCTCGACACCGACCTGCCCGTGATCCTCGTCGGCGACTTCAACTCCGACGCCAACGCGGGCGGACGCGCCTACGGGGTGTTGACCGGGGTCGGCGGGTTCGTCGACGTGTGGAGCGCGCTGCGCCCGGGTGAGCCCGGTCTCACCTGCTGCCACCCCGCCGACCTCCGGGGCGAGGAGCCGTTGCGGAGCCGGATCGACCTGATCCTCGTCCGCGACGGGATCCGGCCGCGGAACGTCGAGGTGATCGGGGTCGACCCGGCGCTGCGGACCCCCTCCGGGCTGTGGCCCTCCGACCACGCCGGCGTCGTCGCGACCGTGATGATCACGGCGCGCTGA
- a CDS encoding alpha/beta hydrolase family protein: MRFVRRVLSATTAAVTLAAIALPAGAVAASDATARGVTAAVPQVTHHVIASFDGTPIEATLFLPATASPAAPVPLVLRTHGWAGSRETQPDGTLGRLVDEGYAVLTWDSRGFGCSGGETRIDDPEVEGRDVSRLIDWALANAPIATDRTGDPVVGMTGGSYAGGIQLSAASVDDRIDALAPEIAWHDLRYSLYSGEVVNQGWVALLYGAGTATGTALGLDPNCRAQTAAAMDPAIHRGVSEFTTTGGVSAETLDFFAKSSLGSFGERHPVTVPTLVVQGSVDTLFDLTDGYRIFRHVADRGVDARFVAFCGGHVACPSSYVDADDRAYLDDALVAWFARHLRGQHVDTGAPVSYRTNEGVWRDVADFAGTAALPLDGEAAQLPVVPVVDVPEVDDVVGLVADLPPGGIPALPFTAARPASDGDPRAARFEVARAGDFELVGIPRVRLEVSGTHVPLETALAPLGDLARELPVRRTGDLLVGTAGPLGSATGGLVGGAGGDDGALGGVDGAVHVFVKLIHRERGEVVNLQEGAVRVPLSATGVTVDVPMPGMAYTIPAGDHLDVEVSTASLLHTTGRTPALIDVRLTGVVPTTPPAVDEAADDRRPGRPALPRPPIRR; the protein is encoded by the coding sequence GTGCGTTTCGTCCGCCGCGTCCTGTCCGCCACGACCGCCGCGGTGACGCTCGCCGCGATCGCGCTACCGGCGGGCGCCGTCGCCGCGAGTGACGCGACCGCTCGTGGCGTGACCGCGGCCGTCCCCCAGGTCACCCACCACGTCATCGCCTCCTTCGACGGCACGCCGATCGAGGCCACCCTCTTCCTGCCCGCGACCGCTTCGCCCGCCGCGCCGGTCCCGCTGGTCCTGCGCACCCACGGCTGGGCGGGCAGCCGCGAGACACAGCCGGACGGGACGCTCGGCCGCCTGGTCGACGAGGGCTACGCCGTGCTGACCTGGGACAGCCGCGGATTCGGCTGCTCCGGCGGCGAGACACGCATCGACGACCCCGAGGTGGAGGGTCGTGACGTCTCGCGGCTCATCGACTGGGCGCTGGCCAACGCGCCGATCGCCACCGACCGCACCGGCGACCCGGTCGTCGGGATGACCGGCGGCTCCTACGCCGGCGGCATCCAGCTGTCGGCCGCGTCGGTCGACGACCGCATCGACGCGCTCGCCCCGGAGATCGCCTGGCACGACCTTCGCTACTCGCTGTACTCGGGCGAGGTCGTCAACCAGGGCTGGGTGGCGTTGCTGTACGGCGCCGGCACGGCGACCGGGACCGCGCTGGGCCTCGACCCGAACTGCCGCGCGCAGACGGCGGCCGCCATGGATCCGGCGATCCACCGCGGCGTGTCCGAGTTCACGACGACCGGCGGGGTCTCGGCCGAGACGCTGGACTTCTTCGCCAAGTCCAGCCTCGGGAGCTTCGGCGAGCGGCACCCGGTCACCGTTCCGACCCTGGTCGTGCAGGGCTCGGTCGACACGCTGTTCGACCTCACGGACGGCTACCGCATCTTCCGCCACGTCGCCGACCGCGGCGTCGACGCGCGTTTCGTCGCGTTCTGCGGCGGCCACGTCGCGTGCCCGTCGTCCTACGTCGACGCCGACGACCGCGCCTACCTCGACGACGCCCTGGTCGCGTGGTTCGCCAGGCACCTGCGCGGCCAGCACGTCGACACCGGCGCGCCGGTCAGCTATCGCACCAACGAGGGCGTCTGGCGCGACGTCGCCGACTTCGCCGGCACCGCGGCGCTGCCGCTGGACGGCGAGGCGGCGCAGCTGCCGGTCGTCCCGGTCGTCGACGTCCCAGAGGTCGACGACGTGGTGGGGCTGGTGGCGGACCTCCCGCCCGGCGGCATCCCAGCGCTGCCGTTCACCGCGGCCAGGCCGGCCAGCGACGGCGACCCCCGCGCCGCCAGGTTCGAGGTGGCACGGGCCGGCGACTTCGAACTGGTCGGGATTCCCCGGGTCCGGCTCGAGGTGTCGGGAACGCACGTGCCGCTCGAGACGGCGCTGGCCCCGTTGGGCGATCTCGCCCGCGAGCTCCCGGTGCGTAGGACCGGCGACCTGCTGGTCGGCACCGCCGGACCCCTCGGCTCGGCGACCGGGGGACTCGTCGGCGGCGCCGGCGGCGACGACGGGGCGCTCGGTGGCGTCGACGGCGCGGTCCACGTCTTCGTGAAGCTGATCCACCGGGAACGCGGCGAGGTCGTCAACCTGCAGGAGGGGGCGGTCCGGGTTCCCCTGTCGGCTACCGGCGTCACCGTGGACGTCCCGATGCCGGGCATGGCCTACACCATCCCCGCGGGCGACCACCTCGACGTCGAGGTGTCCACGGCCAGCCTTCTGCACACCACCGGCCGCACGCCGGCGTTGATCGACGTGCGGCTCACGGGCGTCGTCCCGACGACGCCACCCGCCGTGGACGAGGCCGCGGACGACCGTCGACCGGGACGCCCCGCCCTGCCACGTCCGCCGATCCGACGCTGA
- the purL gene encoding phosphoribosylformylglycinamidine synthase subunit PurL yields the protein MSAGVVDRGYRDHRLGSATASPSSTRRTVPEPTTFPADETLTPERARELGHELGLRGDEYDRIVETLGRTPTVSELGMYSVMWSEHCSYKSSKIHLKHLPTDGPQVLVGPGENAGVVDVGDGLAVTFKIESHNHPSYVEPYQGAATGVGGILRDIFTMGARPIAVMDPLRFGDPGGWTDGTGRTRPVELFQRHLVDGVVRGVGGYGNCVGVPNIGGETVFDDTYAGNPLVNVLAIGVLHRDRLQLARAEQAGDVAVLLGSATGRDGIGGASVLASQEFDDALDDKRPNVQVGDPFAEKLLIECCLDLYERDLISGIQDMGAAGIACSTAELASKASMGMDVDLDAVHLREPSMASWEILCSESQERMLALVSPDRVDEVLALAAKWGVPASVIGEVVEGDALVLRRGGEVVADLPARSLADEGPTYDRPRSRPDWLDDYAAIDAEQVLLPDDLSTFALQFLRSPNVASKRWLYEQYDQHVLAGTVFGPGMADAGVVRLPDSRKAVACATDGNGRWCELDPREGTRRIVAEAFRNVACTGARPLGTTNCLNFGNPERPEIMWQLAESIAGMGEACEALDIPVTGGNVSLYNETRGRAIHPTPVVGVLGVLEDAEDAVGLAFEDEGDIVFLLGGPTVPGLAGSELQRFLDLPLGGRLAPVDLDLEGAMGEVLALAARQGLLQTAHDVSAGGLLVTLAESCVAGAIGVDVAIEGTGLDPAQVLFSESPGRVVVTVASTNVRAFAQLCGDAEVPLTDIGTVGGERLGVRGLVDLALDDLEDAFLDGLGRTLDA from the coding sequence ATGTCCGCAGGGGTGGTGGATCGAGGGTATCGGGACCACCGATTAGGCTCGGCGACGGCTTCACCTTCGTCGACAAGGCGCACCGTGCCCGAGCCAACGACGTTCCCCGCGGACGAGACGCTCACGCCCGAGCGCGCCCGCGAACTGGGCCACGAACTCGGTCTGCGCGGCGACGAGTACGACCGGATCGTGGAGACGCTCGGGCGCACGCCCACCGTGTCCGAGCTCGGCATGTATTCGGTGATGTGGTCGGAGCACTGCTCCTACAAGTCGTCGAAGATCCACCTGAAGCACCTGCCGACCGACGGGCCACAGGTCCTGGTCGGCCCGGGCGAGAACGCCGGTGTCGTCGACGTCGGCGACGGCCTCGCCGTCACCTTCAAGATCGAGTCGCACAACCATCCGAGCTACGTCGAGCCCTACCAGGGGGCCGCGACCGGCGTCGGCGGCATCCTGCGCGACATCTTCACCATGGGCGCCCGTCCGATCGCGGTGATGGACCCGCTGCGCTTCGGCGACCCCGGTGGCTGGACCGACGGAACCGGCCGCACCCGCCCGGTCGAGCTGTTCCAGCGCCACCTCGTCGACGGCGTCGTGCGGGGGGTCGGCGGCTACGGCAACTGCGTCGGCGTGCCCAACATCGGCGGTGAGACGGTGTTCGACGACACCTACGCCGGCAACCCGCTCGTGAACGTGCTCGCGATCGGGGTGCTGCACCGCGACCGGCTGCAGCTCGCACGGGCGGAACAGGCCGGCGACGTGGCCGTGCTCCTCGGGTCGGCGACCGGCCGCGACGGCATCGGCGGCGCTTCGGTGCTCGCCAGCCAGGAGTTCGACGACGCCCTCGACGACAAGCGCCCCAACGTGCAGGTCGGAGATCCGTTCGCCGAGAAGCTGCTGATCGAGTGCTGCCTCGACCTGTACGAGCGCGACCTCATCTCCGGCATCCAGGACATGGGCGCGGCCGGCATCGCGTGCTCGACCGCCGAACTGGCGTCCAAGGCGTCGATGGGCATGGACGTCGACCTCGACGCGGTCCACCTGCGCGAACCGTCCATGGCGTCGTGGGAGATCCTGTGCTCGGAGTCCCAGGAGCGGATGCTGGCCCTGGTGTCGCCGGATCGGGTCGACGAGGTACTGGCGTTGGCGGCCAAGTGGGGCGTCCCGGCGTCGGTCATCGGCGAGGTCGTCGAGGGTGACGCCCTCGTACTCCGGCGCGGTGGCGAGGTGGTCGCCGACCTCCCGGCCCGCTCGCTCGCCGACGAGGGTCCGACCTACGACCGCCCCCGCTCCCGCCCGGACTGGCTCGACGACTACGCCGCGATCGACGCCGAGCAGGTTCTGCTGCCCGACGACCTGTCCACGTTCGCCCTGCAGTTCCTGCGCTCGCCGAACGTCGCGTCGAAGCGGTGGCTGTACGAGCAGTACGACCAGCACGTGCTTGCGGGCACGGTCTTCGGTCCCGGCATGGCCGACGCCGGTGTCGTCCGGCTGCCCGACAGCCGCAAGGCCGTCGCCTGCGCCACCGACGGCAACGGACGCTGGTGCGAGCTCGACCCGCGCGAGGGCACGCGTCGCATCGTCGCCGAGGCGTTCCGCAACGTCGCGTGCACAGGGGCGCGACCGCTGGGGACCACCAACTGCCTCAACTTCGGCAACCCCGAGCGTCCCGAGATCATGTGGCAACTCGCCGAGTCGATCGCCGGGATGGGTGAGGCGTGCGAGGCGCTCGACATCCCGGTCACCGGCGGCAACGTGTCGCTGTACAACGAGACCCGTGGCCGTGCCATCCACCCCACGCCGGTGGTCGGGGTGCTCGGCGTGCTCGAGGACGCCGAGGACGCCGTCGGGCTCGCGTTCGAGGACGAGGGCGACATCGTGTTCCTGCTCGGCGGCCCGACCGTGCCCGGGCTGGCCGGGAGCGAACTGCAACGGTTCCTGGACCTCCCGCTGGGCGGTCGTCTCGCACCGGTCGACCTCGACCTCGAGGGCGCCATGGGCGAGGTGCTCGCCCTCGCAGCCCGGCAGGGGCTGCTGCAGACCGCCCACGACGTGTCGGCCGGTGGGCTGCTCGTCACGCTGGCGGAGTCCTGCGTCGCCGGGGCGATCGGCGTCGACGTCGCGATCGAGGGGACCGGCCTCGACCCGGCGCAGGTGCTGTTCAGCGAGTCACCGGGCCGGGTCGTGGTCACCGTCGCCAGCACCAACGTCCGTGCCTTCGCGCAGCTGTGCGGCGATGCCGAGGTGCCGCTGACCGACATCGGCACCGTGGGCGGCGAGCGCCTGGGCGTACGGGGGCTGGTCGACCTCGCCCTCGACGACCTCGAGGACGCCTTCCTCGACGGTCTCGGCCGGACCCTGGACGCCTGA
- a CDS encoding glutaminase, whose translation MTASDTAQDLDALLEEVAEVARPTARQGELADYIPALRDEDPDCFGLAMVDMDGTEYVVGDVDRPFAIQSISKVFSLVLAMQKADRAEGVKKELWDRVGVEPSGDPFNSLIQLEREKGIPRNPMINAGALVVDDVLLGHCENPREEMKALVSELAGEEVTIDERVADAEEGTSGRNRAIAYLMQSFDNLHHTVDEVIDAYAHQCAVQMTARQLARASRFLANDGVDPATGKQILRPPLARRVAAIMLTTGTYDAAGEFAFDVGLPCKSGVAGAIMALAPDRYGITVWSPPLDSSGNSRAGHVALHELAERLELSIF comes from the coding sequence ATGACCGCGTCAGACACCGCCCAGGACCTCGACGCACTCCTCGAGGAGGTGGCCGAGGTCGCCCGCCCGACGGCGCGACAGGGCGAGCTCGCCGACTACATCCCGGCGTTGCGCGACGAGGACCCCGACTGCTTCGGGCTCGCCATGGTCGACATGGACGGCACCGAGTACGTCGTCGGCGACGTCGACCGCCCGTTCGCGATCCAGTCGATCTCGAAGGTCTTCTCGCTCGTGCTCGCCATGCAGAAGGCCGACCGGGCCGAAGGGGTGAAGAAGGAACTGTGGGACCGGGTGGGCGTGGAACCGTCCGGCGACCCGTTCAACTCGCTGATCCAGCTCGAGCGGGAGAAGGGCATCCCGCGCAATCCGATGATCAACGCCGGCGCCCTGGTGGTCGACGACGTGCTGCTCGGGCACTGCGAGAACCCACGCGAGGAGATGAAGGCGCTCGTCAGCGAGCTCGCAGGCGAGGAGGTCACCATCGACGAGCGGGTCGCCGACGCCGAGGAGGGCACCAGCGGCCGCAACCGCGCCATCGCCTACCTGATGCAGTCGTTCGACAACCTGCACCACACCGTCGACGAGGTCATCGACGCGTACGCCCACCAGTGCGCCGTACAGATGACCGCCCGCCAGCTGGCGCGGGCGTCGCGCTTCCTGGCCAACGACGGCGTCGACCCCGCCACCGGTAAGCAGATCCTGCGCCCGCCACTGGCGCGCCGCGTCGCCGCGATCATGCTCACCACCGGGACCTACGACGCGGCCGGGGAGTTCGCCTTCGACGTCGGCCTGCCGTGCAAGTCGGGGGTCGCCGGCGCGATCATGGCGCTCGCGCCGGACCGCTACGGCATCACGGTGTGGTCACCGCCGCTGGACTCCTCGGGCAACTCCCGCGCCGGCCACGTCGCCCTGCACGAACTCGCCGAGCGCCTCGAGCTCTCCATCTTCTGA
- the purQ gene encoding phosphoribosylformylglycinamidine synthase subunit PurQ, whose translation MRVGVVTFPGSLDDRDAVRAVEMCGGEGVALWHDDADVKGVDAVVLPGGFSYGDYLRCGAVAHRAPVMAAIADFAAQGGPVLGICNGFQVLCEAGLLPGALLRNEHLRFVCRDVPLVVETADTAWTADYRPGEVLVVPAKHGEGRYYADEATLDRLEAEGRVVLRYAAGRNPNGSLRDIAGITNEGRNVVGLMPHPEHAVDPALIGGSDGQGFFRSVIERAATSV comes from the coding sequence ATGCGCGTGGGTGTGGTGACCTTCCCGGGTTCGCTCGACGATCGCGACGCCGTGCGTGCCGTCGAGATGTGCGGTGGCGAAGGCGTGGCCCTGTGGCACGACGACGCCGACGTCAAGGGCGTGGACGCGGTCGTGCTCCCCGGCGGCTTCAGCTACGGCGACTACCTGCGGTGCGGGGCGGTGGCGCACCGGGCTCCGGTCATGGCCGCCATCGCGGACTTCGCGGCGCAGGGCGGCCCCGTGCTCGGCATCTGCAACGGCTTCCAGGTGTTGTGCGAGGCGGGTCTGCTGCCAGGCGCACTCCTGCGCAACGAGCACCTGCGCTTCGTGTGCCGTGACGTCCCCCTCGTGGTCGAGACGGCCGACACCGCCTGGACCGCCGACTACCGGCCCGGCGAGGTCCTGGTCGTCCCCGCCAAGCACGGTGAGGGCCGCTACTACGCGGACGAGGCCACACTCGACCGGCTCGAGGCCGAGGGACGCGTCGTCCTGCGCTACGCCGCGGGCCGCAACCCCAACGGATCGCTGCGCGACATCGCCGGCATCACGAACGAGGGCCGCAACGTCGTCGGGCTCATGCCGCACCCCGAGCACGCCGTCGACCCCGCCCTCATCGGCGGCAGCGACGGCCAGGGCTTCTTCCGCAGCGTGATCGAACGGGCCGCCACCAGCGTCTGA
- the purS gene encoding phosphoribosylformylglycinamidine synthase subunit PurS, translating to MPRVAIDVLLKREILDPQGRAVERALPGLGFTGVADVRVGKHLELDVDAPEADLPDLVQRMCADFLTNPVIETYTWRVIGDDERADA from the coding sequence ATGCCCCGCGTCGCCATCGACGTCCTGCTCAAGCGCGAGATCCTCGATCCCCAGGGGCGCGCCGTCGAACGCGCGCTGCCGGGGCTCGGGTTCACCGGCGTCGCCGACGTGCGGGTCGGCAAGCACCTCGAGCTCGACGTCGACGCGCCCGAGGCGGACCTGCCCGACCTGGTGCAGCGCATGTGTGCCGACTTCCTCACCAATCCGGTGATCGAGACCTACACCTGGCGCGTCATCGGCGACGACGAGCGCGCCGACGCCTGA
- a CDS encoding LCP family protein, producing MTGRGLHRLFVAALVAGLLFGGSAVALDRYALPAGDGEVLTLLLLGSDEGPPRSADPFRGRADGFQILFVSGDRQHATFVSVPRDAWVPVAGRGNGRINNCLLGGGERCMATVENEFGIEVDGYLVTSMDAFKAAVNAFGGLTVDVATPVSQGGASITSAGVQQLTGSQALTYGRDRKTRAGGDLTRSRAQAELLAVGHRQLVAEASPDRVLDVVSILRRHTVTDLSGPQLARLGFEALQLPPDNVQRVVAEGDNAFVGEAAVVRLRASAYQVIRDAADDARVG from the coding sequence GTGACCGGCCGGGGTCTGCACCGGCTGTTCGTGGCTGCCCTCGTGGCGGGGCTGCTGTTCGGCGGCAGTGCCGTCGCACTCGACCGCTACGCGCTGCCCGCAGGGGACGGCGAGGTGCTGACGCTGCTGCTGCTCGGCTCGGACGAGGGCCCACCGCGCAGCGCCGACCCGTTCCGCGGGCGGGCGGACGGGTTCCAGATCCTGTTCGTCAGCGGCGATCGGCAGCACGCGACCTTCGTCTCGGTCCCCCGTGACGCCTGGGTGCCGGTCGCGGGCCGAGGCAACGGGCGCATCAACAACTGTCTCCTCGGCGGCGGCGAGCGCTGCATGGCCACGGTCGAGAACGAGTTCGGCATCGAGGTCGACGGCTACCTCGTCACCTCGATGGATGCGTTCAAGGCCGCGGTCAACGCCTTCGGCGGCTTGACCGTCGACGTCGCGACCCCGGTGAGCCAGGGCGGCGCGAGCATCACCAGTGCCGGCGTGCAGCAGCTGACGGGCAGCCAGGCGCTGACCTACGGCCGGGACCGCAAGACCCGTGCCGGCGGCGACCTCACCCGCTCGCGGGCGCAGGCCGAACTGCTCGCCGTCGGGCACCGGCAGCTGGTCGCCGAGGCCTCCCCCGACCGGGTCCTCGACGTCGTCTCGATCCTGCGCCGGCACACGGTCACGGACCTGTCCGGGCCGCAGCTCGCGCGGCTGGGGTTCGAGGCGCTGCAGCTGCCGCCGGACAACGTGCAGCGGGTCGTCGCCGAGGGCGACAACGCATTCGTCGGCGAGGCGGCGGTCGTGCGTCTGCGCGCCTCGGCGTACCAGGTGATCCGCGACGCCGCGGACGACGCGCGCGTCGGCTGA
- a CDS encoding MFS transporter, translating to MSASRRERLEATWQRLRGLPLPFWVMFADTFVMAVGFYLLIPLFAYHLLENVALSATVVGVIAAVRSFSQQGMMVWSGALADRIGYRNAICAGVLIRAAGFGLFGIADSVPVFLVGSVLAGFGGSLFHPASYATYAVLTATRDRVTIYSVRELLSNGGFILGPVVGGLLLTYDFRWVCFVSAGLFAATSVLTWFGLPALRRDEQVARSFVVALREVASNRTFLHFTWVTGGAWALVSQLYLAVPVRAGELLADASQLGRVYAVGAIVMVLTLVPLSRIASQRLHAFHVMAIGTLLLGGGLLAIGFAPVAAALYVGVVVFTLGQVLCQPMMNNLVSRFADPDRMASFFGVNGLALAVGGVVGNIGGGALYQLSQQPAFAAVPWLVFGCWAAGVAALYARAARTVEPPSEAAAA from the coding sequence GTGAGCGCCAGCAGACGCGAGCGCCTCGAGGCGACCTGGCAGCGACTGCGAGGTCTGCCGCTGCCGTTCTGGGTCATGTTCGCCGACACGTTCGTGATGGCCGTCGGCTTCTACCTGCTGATCCCGCTGTTCGCCTACCACCTGCTCGAGAACGTGGCGCTGTCGGCCACGGTGGTCGGTGTCATCGCCGCCGTTCGCAGCTTCAGTCAGCAGGGGATGATGGTCTGGTCGGGCGCCCTGGCCGACCGGATCGGCTACCGCAACGCGATCTGTGCCGGGGTCCTGATCCGTGCGGCCGGCTTCGGCCTGTTCGGCATCGCCGACAGCGTGCCGGTGTTCCTGGTCGGTTCCGTGCTGGCCGGGTTCGGGGGCTCGCTGTTCCATCCCGCCAGCTACGCGACCTACGCCGTGCTGACCGCGACCCGCGACCGGGTGACGATCTACTCGGTGCGTGAACTGCTCTCCAACGGCGGCTTCATCCTCGGCCCCGTCGTCGGCGGCCTCCTGCTCACCTACGACTTCCGCTGGGTGTGCTTCGTCTCCGCCGGCCTGTTCGCCGCCACCTCGGTCCTGACCTGGTTCGGGCTGCCCGCTCTGCGGCGTGACGAGCAGGTGGCGCGTTCCTTCGTGGTCGCGTTGCGCGAGGTCGCCAGCAACCGCACCTTCCTGCACTTCACCTGGGTGACCGGCGGTGCCTGGGCGCTGGTGAGTCAGCTCTACCTCGCCGTGCCGGTCCGCGCCGGCGAGCTGCTGGCCGACGCGTCACAGCTCGGACGCGTGTACGCCGTCGGCGCGATCGTGATGGTGCTCACGCTGGTGCCGTTGTCGCGGATCGCCAGCCAGCGGCTGCACGCCTTCCACGTCATGGCCATCGGCACCCTGCTGCTCGGTGGGGGACTGCTGGCGATCGGGTTCGCGCCCGTCGCCGCCGCGCTCTACGTCGGGGTCGTGGTCTTCACGCTCGGCCAGGTGCTGTGCCAGCCGATGATGAACAACCTCGTGTCGCGCTTCGCCGACCCCGACCGGATGGCGTCGTTCTTCGGCGTCAACGGCCTGGCGCTGGCCGTCGGCGGGGTGGTCGGCAACATCGGCGGGGGCGCGCTCTACCAACTGTCCCAGCAACCGGCGTTCGCGGCGGTGCCGTGGCTGGTCTTCGGGTGTTGGGCCGCGGGTGTGGCCGCGCTCTACGCGCGGGCGGCCCGCACCGTCGAGCCACCTTCGGAGGCCGCGGCCGCCTGA
- a CDS encoding DUF624 domain-containing protein — MGDAAPMKGERWETRMLGWLEHPVNLVVGNLVWFVLVLPVVTWLSAAVALAYGIDRWFGDGDDRMVRNVLEGWRLTWRRTLPLGVVSGTLGLMLALNALFLSTRPPGVATVLLGGTGALGLVWLAVNLWLVPVLARHHDLPLRVVLAMAATAAVRQAPVTVVLAVLTVLLVGVLVVFWTFLPFLSAAVVVTLSLRALDRAESA, encoded by the coding sequence GTGGGCGATGCTGCGCCCATGAAGGGCGAACGCTGGGAGACCAGGATGCTCGGGTGGCTCGAGCACCCGGTCAACCTCGTCGTCGGCAACCTGGTCTGGTTCGTCCTCGTCCTGCCGGTGGTCACCTGGTTGAGCGCCGCCGTGGCCCTGGCGTACGGCATCGACCGCTGGTTCGGTGACGGCGACGACCGGATGGTGCGCAACGTCCTCGAGGGCTGGCGGCTGACGTGGCGGCGGACGCTGCCGCTGGGTGTCGTCAGCGGGACCCTCGGCCTGATGCTCGCGCTCAACGCGCTGTTCCTGTCGACCCGTCCGCCGGGCGTCGCGACGGTGCTGCTCGGCGGCACCGGCGCCCTCGGCCTGGTCTGGCTGGCGGTCAACCTGTGGCTGGTGCCGGTGCTGGCCCGGCACCACGACCTGCCGCTGCGGGTGGTGCTGGCCATGGCAGCGACGGCGGCGGTCCGCCAGGCCCCGGTGACGGTCGTGCTGGCCGTGCTGACCGTCCTGCTCGTCGGCGTGCTGGTGGTCTTCTGGACCTTCCTGCCGTTCCTGAGCGCGGCCGTGGTCGTGACCCTGTCGCTGCGCGCCCTCGACCGCGCCGAGTCGGCGTGA